CATACGAAACCGACGCCGACGGTTACCCGTATCCGGTGATCCGCGAGGAACTGAGGCCGGACTGGGCCGAACACGACTTGTCCGGCCTGTCTGATCAGTCCCGGCGGTTACGGCTGGATGTGTTGGCACAGCGCGACTTCGGCCGCCCGTTCGACCTGGCCAAGGACTCGCCGCTGCGAATCACCGTGGCCCGGTTGTCGTCCGACGAACTGATGATGCTGATCACCGCGCACCACATCGCCTGGGACGATGGGTCATGGGCGCCGTTCTTCGCCGATCTGACCCATGCCTACCTCGATCCCGAGGACTTCGCCGCTGCGCCGGTCGCCGTCCGCGGGGGCGAGCCTGCCTCAGCCGATGCCGCGAGTCACCAGGAGGACGTCGACTACTGGCGGCCGCTGATCACGAATCTGCCTGAGCCGCTGGAGCTTCCGGGGGCCAACGGGTCGGTGGTGCCCAGCACGTGGCGCGCGCAGCGGGCGACGGTGCAACTGTCGGCCGCCATCGTCGATCGGGCGGCGGCGCTGGCCCGGGAGTGTGGCGCCACCCCGTACATGGTGTTGATGGCTGCCTTCGCCGCGCTGGTGCAGCGCTACACGCAGTCGACCGACTTTCTGGTCGCGGTGCCGGTGCTCCACCGCGGCCTCGGGACCGAGGATGCGATCGGCTACTACGGCAATACCGTGGTGATCCGCCTACAACCGCAGTCTCGCCAGACATTCCGGGAACTCTTGGCGCAGACGCGTGACCGCGCGGTGGGTGCTTTTGCGCATTCTCGGGCCGACTTGGACTGGCTGGTCCGCGAATCCAATCCGGACCGCCGCCATGGCGCGGACCGGATGACGCGGGTCAGCTTCGGCCAGCGCGAGGCCGACGGTCCCGGCTTCTGTCCACCGGGCGTGCGATGTGTGCGTGCCGACCTGCGCGGTCACGTCAACCAGTTGCCGTTGAGTGTCATGGTCGAGCTGGCACGTGCCGCCACCGGCGGCGGCGGATTGGTCGAGGCCGAGTACCTGGTCGAAGTGTTGGATCGGCCGCTGGTCGAACAGATGTTGCGGCACTACCTGGTGTTAGTGGACAGCGCACTGAGCAACCCCGACGCCGCACTGTCGGCCTGCGCCCTGATGACCGAGGACGACGCCGAATGGCTGCGCCGGGTGTCGACAGGGGAGCGGTTCAGGACGCCGGCGGCCACCCTGCCGGAGTTGGTCAGCCGCCGTGCGGCGTCCGCGCCGGACGCCTTCGCGATCGCCTACGAAGGCCGCAACTACACCTATCGCGAGATCGACGAAGAGTCGAACCGGGTGGCACACTGGCTCATCGAGCAGGGCGTTGGCACCGAGGACCGCGTCGCGCTGCTACTGGACAAGTCGCCCGAACTGGTCATCACGGCCCTGGGCATCCTCAAGGCCGGCGGGGTGTACATGCCGGTGGACCCGACCTATCCGCAGGACCGCATCTCGTTCATCCTCAGCGATGCCGATGCCAAACTCATTCTGCGGGAACCCATCACGGGACTGGACGGCTACCCCACCAGCGCACCAGCGGCGTTGCTCCGGCCGCTGAGCCCACAGAACACGGCCTACTTGATCTACACCTCCGGTTCGACCGGGCTGCCCAAGGGTGTGCCGGTGCCGCACGCACCGATCGCCGAGTACTTCGTGTGGTTCGGTGCGGAATACCAGGTCGATGCGACCGAATCGCTCTTGCAGGTCGCCTCGCCCAGCTTCGACGTCTCGATGGGCGAGATGTTCGGCACCCTGATCATGGGTGCCCGGTTGGTGATTCCGCGGCCGGACGGACTACGCGACATCGGTTATCTGACTGACCTGCTCAGGCGCGAGGGAATTACCTCGATGCACTTCGTGCCGTCCCTGCTCGGACTGTTCCTGTCGTTGCCGGGGGTCAACCAATGGCGCACCCTGCGGCGGGTACCCATCGGCGGCGAGGCGCTGCCCGGCGAGATCGCCGACAAATTCCATGCCACCTTCGACGCGCTGCTGTACAACTTCTACGGACCGACCGAGACCGTGGTCAACTGCACCAGCTATCCGGTGCAGGGCACGCAAGGCACCCGGATCGTGCCGATCGGCAAGCCCAAGATCAATACTCAGGTGTATCTGCTCGACGGCGCGCTGCAGCCCGTGCCGGTCGGAGTGATCGGCGAAATCTACATCGCCGGAACGCATGTCGCGCAGGGGTATCATCGCCGCCCCGGATTGACCGCCGAGCGCTTCGTGGCCGACCCGTTCACCGCGGGCGGACGGATGTACCGTTCGGGCGACCTGGCCCGCCGCAACGCCGACGGCGACATCGAGTTCGTCGGCCGCGCCGACGAGCAGGTCAAAATCCGCGGCTTCCGCATCGAACTCGGCGAAATCGCCGCCGCGATCTCGGTGGACCCCAGCGTCGGGCAAGCGGTCGTGCTGGCCGTCGAGCTGCCTCGGCTGGGCAAAAGTCTGGTCGGTTACGTCACCCCGGCGTCCGGCTGCGGGACCGAATCCGTTGACGTCGATCGCATCCGTGCCCGGGTGGCCGCGGCGCTGCCCGACTACATGACGCCGGCGGGCTACGTGGTGCTCAGCGAGATTCCGATCACGGCCCACGGCAAGATCGACCGAACCGCCTTGCCGCAGCCCGACATCGCCGCCGGCGCCGAGTATCGCGACCCGACCACCGCCACTGAACACCGCATCGCCGCACTGTTTTCCGCGCTGCTCGGCCGGGATCGCGTCGGCGTCGACGACTCGTTCTTCGACCTGGGTGGTCATTCGCTGGTGGCCACCAAACTGGTCACCGCGATCCGCGCCGAGTGCGGCGTGGAACTGGGCATCCGGGATGTCTTCGAGTTGGGGACGGTCGGCCGACTGGCCGAGCGAATCGATCAACTGGGCTCCGGCGCAGTCGACGTGAGCCGGCCCAAGCTGATCGGCACCGCCCACGACGAGCCCCAGCCGCTATCGGCGTCGCAGCTACGCAGCTGGTTCGCCTACCGCATCGACGGGCCCAGCTGGGTGAATAACATTCCGTTCGCTGCGAAGTTGACCGGACCCTGGGACATCGAGTCGTTGATCGCCGCGATTGGCGACGTCGTCGCCCGCCACGAAATCTTACGCACCGGCTACGTCGAAATCGACGGTGTCCCTTACCAAGTCGTCAATCAAGCAACCGATCTGCCGATCCGTCGGGCGACCTTCGAAGGCGGCGACAGCGCAGTCTGGCTGCAGGAACAGCTGGACACCGAACGGCAGCACTGCTTCGAGCTCGACTGTGAGCGGCCGATCCGCGTCGCGTTGCTGCGCACTGGCGCGGACGAACACGTGATGTCGTTCGTGGTCCACCACATTGCTTCCGATCATTGGTCGGCCGGGGTGCTGTTCTCCGATGTGCTCACCGCTTATCGGGCCCGGCGGTGCGGAGAAGTTCCGTCCTGGGCACCGCTTCGCGTGCAATACGCCGACTACGCGGCCTGGCAGCGCGCCTTCCTGGGTGACTCCGTCGGCCAAGAATCCGCCGTCGCCAGCGAGCAGCGCGAATACTGGACCCGGCAGCTGGCCGGCATGCCCGAGGACACCGGACTACGGCCCGACTTTCCGCGTCAGCCGGTGCCCAGCGGGGCGGGGGAATCCGTCGACTTCCGCATCGACGCGGCCACCCGCGGCAAGCTCGCTCAGGTGTGCCGCGCGATGGGCATCACTGAGTTCATGCTGTTGCAAACGGCCGTCGCCGTCGTGCTGCACAAGGCCGGCAGCGGCGTGGACATCCCGCTGGGCACCCCGGTAGCCGGCCGCACCGAAGCCGAATTGGACCAACTGATCGGCTTTTTCGTCAACATCTTGGTGTTGCGCAACGACCTGAGTGGCAACCCGACGCTGCGCGAAGTGCTGCGCCGGACCCGGGAGACCGCGCTGGCCGCGTACGCGCACCAGGACCTGCCGTTCGACCGGGTCGTCGATGCCGTCAGACCAGTGCGTTCGTTGTCCCGCAACCCACTGTTCCAGGTGGTGGTGCACGTCCGCGACCACCTGCCGGCCACCCGGGTGATCGACGCGGGAGCAGACGGACGGCGTGGCGAAGACACGGTGTGCACATCGCTGGATCCGATCTTCGACATGGCGCACGCCGACCTGAGCGTCAACTTCCTCGGCACCGACGGCAGCGACGGCACCGACGCCGCCGGATATCACTGCCACGTCATCTTCCGCACCGAGCTGTATCGCCGGTCCACGATCGAGCGGGTGGCCGGCTGGCTCGCCCGCATCATCACCGCGTTCGCCGACGACCTCGATCGAACCCTGCGCGAGGTGCCGGTGATCGGCGACGACGAACAGCGTCGCATCCTGCAGCAGTACAGTCGCGGTGCCCCGGCACCCGCCGACCGGCCCCGCACGATACCGGAAGTGCTTGCGCCCAGCCGAAACTGGGGACCTGAGCGGATCGCGGTGCGCTGTGGTGGCGACGAGATCGACTACCCCACGCTGCACCGTCGGTCGGACAATCTGGCCGCATTGCTGGCCGACCACGGCGTCGCGCCCGGCTCATTGGTGGGGCTGTCGACCCGGCGCGGCATCGACATGG
This Mycobacterium simiae DNA region includes the following protein-coding sequences:
- a CDS encoding non-ribosomal peptide synthetase, translating into MTETSGAHARLDDQRLELLRRRIVERGLDRPPADSAEATPDRPRMSSGQHRMWFVQAVDPDSALLNVCVSYRLTGPVDIERLHGALDAVAARHRVLHTTYETDADGYPYPVIREELRPDWAEHDLSGLSDQSRRLRLDVLAQRDFGRPFDLAKDSPLRITVARLSSDELMMLITAHHIAWDDGSWAPFFADLTHAYLDPEDFAAAPVAVRGGEPASADAASHQEDVDYWRPLITNLPEPLELPGANGSVVPSTWRAQRATVQLSAAIVDRAAALARECGATPYMVLMAAFAALVQRYTQSTDFLVAVPVLHRGLGTEDAIGYYGNTVVIRLQPQSRQTFRELLAQTRDRAVGAFAHSRADLDWLVRESNPDRRHGADRMTRVSFGQREADGPGFCPPGVRCVRADLRGHVNQLPLSVMVELARAATGGGGLVEAEYLVEVLDRPLVEQMLRHYLVLVDSALSNPDAALSACALMTEDDAEWLRRVSTGERFRTPAATLPELVSRRAASAPDAFAIAYEGRNYTYREIDEESNRVAHWLIEQGVGTEDRVALLLDKSPELVITALGILKAGGVYMPVDPTYPQDRISFILSDADAKLILREPITGLDGYPTSAPAALLRPLSPQNTAYLIYTSGSTGLPKGVPVPHAPIAEYFVWFGAEYQVDATESLLQVASPSFDVSMGEMFGTLIMGARLVIPRPDGLRDIGYLTDLLRREGITSMHFVPSLLGLFLSLPGVNQWRTLRRVPIGGEALPGEIADKFHATFDALLYNFYGPTETVVNCTSYPVQGTQGTRIVPIGKPKINTQVYLLDGALQPVPVGVIGEIYIAGTHVAQGYHRRPGLTAERFVADPFTAGGRMYRSGDLARRNADGDIEFVGRADEQVKIRGFRIELGEIAAAISVDPSVGQAVVLAVELPRLGKSLVGYVTPASGCGTESVDVDRIRARVAAALPDYMTPAGYVVLSEIPITAHGKIDRTALPQPDIAAGAEYRDPTTATEHRIAALFSALLGRDRVGVDDSFFDLGGHSLVATKLVTAIRAECGVELGIRDVFELGTVGRLAERIDQLGSGAVDVSRPKLIGTAHDEPQPLSASQLRSWFAYRIDGPSWVNNIPFAAKLTGPWDIESLIAAIGDVVARHEILRTGYVEIDGVPYQVVNQATDLPIRRATFEGGDSAVWLQEQLDTERQHCFELDCERPIRVALLRTGADEHVMSFVVHHIASDHWSAGVLFSDVLTAYRARRCGEVPSWAPLRVQYADYAAWQRAFLGDSVGQESAVASEQREYWTRQLAGMPEDTGLRPDFPRQPVPSGAGESVDFRIDAATRGKLAQVCRAMGITEFMLLQTAVAVVLHKAGSGVDIPLGTPVAGRTEAELDQLIGFFVNILVLRNDLSGNPTLREVLRRTRETALAAYAHQDLPFDRVVDAVRPVRSLSRNPLFQVVVHVRDHLPATRVIDAGADGRRGEDTVCTSLDPIFDMAHADLSVNFLGTDGSDGTDAAGYHCHVIFRTELYRRSTIERVAGWLARIITAFADDLDRTLREVPVIGDDEQRRILQQYSRGAPAPADRPRTIPEVLAPSRNWGPERIAVRCGGDEIDYPTLHRRSDNLAALLADHGVAPGSLVGLSTRRGIDMVIALLAIMKAGAGYFPIDPGYPQARKQFMLGDVQPPVLLATAEAVDSMPKVPGVKVISLDDPQVRAVADRAEPPLRRLPAPHPDDPMYLVFTSGSTGTPKGAVGTHRSMSARLDWQLRHYPPRANDIRLAQASITFLEGGMEMLAGLAAGATMILADDAEHRDAEALAALMGRHQVTQLTAVPSLVSALVDTRPEVVRSLSRLVCGGEPVSVSLLERLVAACAHGPGTELLNNIGSTETSGAVSRGPLTPPNPSVGKPVPGAQAYLLDDALRPVPIGVVGELYYAGDQLARGYWKRPGLTASRFVANPYALQPGSRLYRSGDLARWTEDGQLEFAGRADHQVQVRGFRVELAEVEAALAAAEGVAAAAARTWEVHGGTSLAGYVVPQRPLSEDAARADFAAAVRAAIAMTLPGYMMPSSLTVLDAMPKTESGKLNRPALPQPSVSTRGQVEPPRTDTERSLAAVFADLLSTPEVGRFDDFFALGGDSILSVQLAARARAAGLTVSPRMVFEHPTVEQLAAALDALAETQAGAEQPHRSADTRFEPMAASGLSADDLAAVTQLWSRQRQSSRDGLS